The genomic interval CATCCCTCATCCTTCATCCTTCATCTTCATCCCTCATCCCTTCAGTTGTGCGGCTGGCATCATAAATTCAAGTGCCTGAATGATATAATTTCGCAATTCAACCCGATCAACGACTGCATCCAGCATCCCATGGTCAAGCAAAAATTCAGAGGTTTGAAACCCCGGCGGCAATTTTTGGCGAATGGTTTGTTCAATCACTCGCGGTCCGGCAAATCCAATCAACGCACCTGGTTCAGCAATATTCAAATCGCCGAGCATCGCGTAGCTCGCCGTCACTCCCCCGGTTGTCGGATCGGTCAGGATTGAAATAAACGGCAATTTGGCGTCATCAAGCCGGGCCAGTGCGGCACTGATTTTGGCCATTTGCATCAAACTGAGCGTTCCTTCCATCATTCGGGCACCGCCTGATGCCGAAGTAATCACAATCGGACAGCGTTTAGCAATTGCCCGCTCGATAGCCCGTGTGATTTTCTCGCCTACAACCGCCCCCATGCTTCCGCCGATGAACTCATACACCATCACACTCATCACGACGGGGAATCCATTGACCTTCCCTTCGGCATTGAGCACCGCTTCGTTGTAACCAGTGGCCGCCCGTGTGGAGGCCAGTCGGTCTTTGTAGGGCTTGGTATCAACAAAATTTAGCGGGTCGGTTGAAAGCACATTCTCGTCAAAAAGTTCATAGCTCCCCTCGTCAAACATCATCTCTAACCGATACCGGGCTGAGAGCTTCATGTGATGCCGACAATGCGAACAGACATTCCAGTTGGCCATCAAATCCTTTTTGAAGATCGTCGTGTTGCATTTTGGGCATTTGACAAAGAGCCCTTCAGTTTTCACGGTGCGTTCAGCCGCTGCGGGCAGGTCTTCAGTTGCTTTTTTCTTGCGCTTAAACCAGGTCATGAAAAGATACCGCCTGTGATGAATTATGAATTATGAATTATGAATTATGAGGAAAGTTAAGTATCTGTAATACAATGAGATATCCTTCCGCAATTCATCATTCATCATTCGTAACTGGTAATTGGATAATGTGCTGGGAATGTAGGCACTCAGGAAGCCAGCAGAGCATACACGATTGGCACGCTAAGGAAAACCCAGGAAATCTGTCTGGGGCGGAAGACATCGGGCTGAAGAAGTCGGGTTGAAGAAAACGGGCTGAAGACATTGGGCTGAAAACATCGGGCTCAGGGTATTGAACCCGTTTTCTTCAGCCCCAAGCCCTCAGCCCTGGTATTTTCAGCCCTGGTTTCTAGCGCTTGGGGCTGGAAGATTCACAAGCTCAATCCGGGTTGTGACCAAGTTCCCGAAGCTGCTGTTTCAGCCGTTCGATTGCTACTTGTTGCTCTCGGATTACCGCCTGAGCCGCTTCTTTTTCAGCTCGTTCACGTTCTTTCTCAGCTCGTTCACGGCGGCGTTCAATATCAAGTTCAGCAAACGTCAGGAATCTTTCTCCGTCAGGCCGATAAATATGAAGTGTCTCTGGGGTTCTCTCAAAACGAATCCCCAATCGTGGGCTCACCCATCCCTGCATCAGATTGATTTTTTGGAGGCGCTGATTGACCCGCTCCCATCCGAACAAAGTATTGGTCTGGGGCGAGTAGATATAATATTCCTCAACGCCGTGGTGTTCATAGAACTCTTCCTTGGCTCGCATCTCTTCATAAGAATTGCCTGGTGAAAGGATTTCAAACACAATCTGGGGGGCGACGCCACCTTCTTCCCACTGCTTATAAGAACTGCGGTTTCCTTTTGGCCGTCCCAATGCAACCAAAATATCCGGTGACTGTTTGGTCGACGACATTTTCTCAATCGGATACCAGAAGATATTGCCGCCGACAAAATCATTGGGCAGCATCACATCCAGACCCTCTTTCACCGTCACAATCCATTCAAACTGTTGGGTGTTATCAGCCATCGGAAGACCATCACTTTCCGGATAGTAAATTTCATCCTGGTATAACGGATTGGCTGGTGTTGACATAAGGACCTCCCCCTTGTGGGTACTTCTGAAGACGGGGCTC from Acidobacteriota bacterium carries:
- a CDS encoding acetyl-CoA carboxylase carboxyltransferase subunit beta, producing MTWFKRKKKATEDLPAAAERTVKTEGLFVKCPKCNTTIFKKDLMANWNVCSHCRHHMKLSARYRLEMMFDEGSYELFDENVLSTDPLNFVDTKPYKDRLASTRAATGYNEAVLNAEGKVNGFPVVMSVMVYEFIGGSMGAVVGEKITRAIERAIAKRCPIVITSASGGARMMEGTLSLMQMAKISAALARLDDAKLPFISILTDPTTGGVTASYAMLGDLNIAEPGALIGFAGPRVIEQTIRQKLPPGFQTSEFLLDHGMLDAVVDRVELRNYIIQALEFMMPAAQLKG
- a CDS encoding Uma2 family endonuclease codes for the protein MSTPANPLYQDEIYYPESDGLPMADNTQQFEWIVTVKEGLDVMLPNDFVGGNIFWYPIEKMSSTKQSPDILVALGRPKGNRSSYKQWEEGGVAPQIVFEILSPGNSYEEMRAKEEFYEHHGVEEYYIYSPQTNTLFGWERVNQRLQKINLMQGWVSPRLGIRFERTPETLHIYRPDGERFLTFAELDIERRRERAEKERERAEKEAAQAVIREQQVAIERLKQQLRELGHNPD